Proteins found in one Cyprinus carpio isolate SPL01 chromosome B10, ASM1834038v1, whole genome shotgun sequence genomic segment:
- the si:ch1073-303d10.1 gene encoding protein LBH-like, whose product MSSGPQDSSVEQRRLQRRELTSYQIFPEPSEQLEPGQVKERLPSIVVEPSEESEEESGGLQWPTLHTQTSVSEEEEEEEDPFQDNCEPNRAGQGEQINADGVPHFKRSSIPGIQIEYSRLTPPPSPTSSHAAPPRFRN is encoded by the exons atgtCCTCAGGTCCGCAGGACTCCAGCGTTGAGCAGCGTCGGCTGCAGAGGAGAGAACTCACATCATATCAG ATTTTCCCGGAGCCATCGGAGCAGCTGGAGCCGGGGCAGGTGAAGGAGCGTCTGCCCTCCATCGTGGTGGAGCCGTCGGAGGAGAGCGAGGAGGAGAGCGGAGGACTGCAGTGGCCTACTCTTCACACACAGACCTCCgtcagtgaggaggaggaggaggaggaagacccTTTCCAGGATAACTGTGAGCCCAACAGAGCCGGTCAGGGGGAGCAGATCAATGCAGACGG AGTTCCTCATTTTAAACGTTCGTCGATTCCTGGTATTCAGATCGAGTACAGCAGACTGACTCCGCCCCCTTCGCCGACGTCATCACACGCGGCCCCGCCCCGTTTCCGCAACTGA